Proteins encoded by one window of Haematobia irritans isolate KBUSLIRL chromosome 2, ASM5000362v1, whole genome shotgun sequence:
- the LOC142225357 gene encoding uncharacterized protein LOC142225357 yields MRDNTAKDQHKNRQAKYVCRLCRQTHPLRKCKRFLELNSVKRQQLVRKYGYCRNCLAHSHSQGTCFTTTGCKYCQLQHHSLLHVHRRIQESGAESNRPKSSQRGKSRIRKSHSQSPNPSPKPQPSSKPAPNSYKSRMHPSDIKKASSSATLSSILRQNTILLLPTVVVKIEGSKGMCKVRGLLDSSSRHNYISSKTVNNLRLATFTLNGESICLTTLISVHDTEIKINATLCVKNKITLQTPSSSLSSSIQRKFSNILLADEKFFESANVDLILGTDIYSRIIKEGILSYSGLPTAQNTLYGWVIYGNCSI; encoded by the coding sequence ATGCGTGACAACACCGCAAAGGACCAACATAaaaatcggcaagccaaatatgtCTGCAGGCTATGTAGACAAACCCATCCACTCCGGAAATGTAAGCGGTTTCTAGAACTGAATTCGGTAAAACGCCAGCAACTAGTGAGGAAGTACGGCTATTGTCGCAACTGTCTTGCCCACTCACACTCACAGGGCACATGTTTCACCACCACCGGTTGTAAATACTGCCAACTGCAACATCATAGTCTGCTTCATGTTCATCGCAGAATCCAAGAATCGGGTGCAGAATCCAATAGGCCAAAATCCTCACAAAGGGGAAAAAGCAGAATCCGCAAATCCCACTCACAAAGTCCAAATCCAAGTCCAAAGCCACAGCCCAGTTCAAAGCCAGCTCCTAATTCCTACAAGTCCAGAATGCATCCGTCGGATATAAAAAAAGCCTCTTCCAGCGCTACTTTATCGTCCATTCTGAGGCAGAACACTATCCTACTCCTCCCGACTGTAGTTGTCAAAATCGAAGGTAGCAAAGGAATGTGTAAAGTCCGGGGTCTTTTAGATTCAAGCTCAAGGCATAACTACATATCATCAAAAACGGTCAATAATCTACGCCTCGCTACATTCACTTTAAATGGGGAATCTATATGCCTAACCACATTGATCTCGGTGCatgatacagaaataaaaattaatgctaCACTATGcgtgaaaaataaaatcacaCTGCAAACTCCAAGCTCATCACTGTCATCATCTATCCAACGTAAGTTTTCTAATATCTTACTAGCCGATGAAAAATTCTTCGAATCTGCAAATGTTGACCTGATTTTGGGTACAGATATATATTCTAGAATAATAAAAGAAGGTATCTTGAGTTACTCCGGTTTACCTACAGCCCAAAATACCTTATATGGGTGGGTAATCTACGGTAACTGTTCCATCTGA